One genomic region from Prochlorococcus marinus CUG1433 encodes:
- the glpX gene encoding class II fructose-bisphosphatase: MNQTLIQEILEVVEQAAIASAKLTGLGQKDEADAAAVEAMRLRMGKIEMKGKIVIGEGERDEAPMLYIGEEVGSGSGPGVDFAVDPCEGTNLCANNQRGSMAVLAASDTGGLFNAPDFYMNKLAAPPAAKGKVDIRNSATENLKILSDCLDLSIDELTVVVMDRTRHKDLIKEIRGCGAKVQPISDGDVQAAIACGFAGTGTHCLMGIGAAPEGVISAAAMRALGGHFQGQLVYDPAIAQTSEWADYTKEGNIKRLNEMGITDIDKIYEANELASGENVVFAGSGITDGLLFDGVKFERDCVRTSSLVISTLDSTARFTNTVHIKDGAKSISL, from the coding sequence GTGAATCAAACTCTAATTCAAGAAATTCTCGAAGTTGTTGAGCAGGCAGCAATTGCCTCAGCAAAACTAACAGGACTTGGTCAAAAAGATGAAGCTGATGCTGCAGCTGTCGAAGCAATGAGATTACGAATGGGCAAAATTGAAATGAAAGGGAAAATTGTTATTGGAGAAGGCGAAAGAGATGAAGCACCTATGCTTTATATAGGTGAAGAGGTAGGGAGTGGAAGTGGACCCGGGGTTGATTTTGCAGTAGATCCTTGTGAAGGAACTAATCTTTGTGCAAATAATCAAAGAGGTTCTATGGCCGTTTTGGCAGCTTCAGATACCGGCGGTCTTTTTAATGCACCTGATTTTTATATGAACAAATTAGCAGCTCCTCCTGCTGCTAAAGGGAAAGTTGATATTAGAAATTCGGCTACTGAAAACTTGAAAATTCTTAGCGATTGCTTGGATCTTTCTATTGATGAATTAACTGTTGTTGTAATGGATAGAACAAGGCATAAAGATTTAATTAAAGAGATTCGTGGATGTGGTGCAAAAGTACAACCAATTTCTGATGGCGACGTTCAAGCTGCGATTGCATGTGGTTTTGCAGGGACTGGAACACATTGCTTGATGGGTATAGGTGCAGCTCCAGAAGGTGTTATTTCGGCTGCCGCAATGAGAGCTCTAGGTGGACATTTTCAAGGTCAACTTGTTTATGATCCAGCAATTGCTCAAACTTCTGAATGGGCTGATTACACAAAAGAAGGGAATATAAAACGTCTAAATGAAATGGGAATAACAGATATAGACAAAATCTATGAAGCCAACGAATTGGCATCGGGAGAAAATGTTGTTTTTGCTGGAAGTGGAATAACTGATGGATTATTATTTGACGGAGTCAAATTTGAGAGGGATTGTGTTAGAACAAGCAGTCTAGTAATAAGTACATTAGATAGTACTGCAAGATTCACAAATACTGTCCATATAAAAGATGGTGCTAAGAGTATCAGCCTTTAA
- the rpe gene encoding ribulose-phosphate 3-epimerase, which produces MTESNQTNLAGVNRPIQIIPSVLPADWANMGACVKELEEARVDRIQFDVMDGNFVPNLTFGPEMIAACRKYCNVPFETQLMVSQYNCETMLESYVKATKGANGEPGVVIAHAEANIHLHRVLGRIRDLGGSPSVALNPHTPFEMIENIMDMVDHVLVMTVNPGFGGQAYIPTMLNKIRKIRNFIIEKNLNVDIEVDGGIKANWTISQCAHAGANCFIAGSGMFAYPTLKEGCDDLRKVAQEAQKGKVLSEPQ; this is translated from the coding sequence ATGACTGAGTCAAATCAAACAAATTTAGCTGGTGTTAATAGACCAATTCAAATAATTCCTTCAGTTTTACCAGCAGATTGGGCAAATATGGGGGCATGTGTGAAAGAGCTCGAGGAAGCTAGGGTAGATAGAATTCAATTTGACGTAATGGATGGAAATTTCGTACCAAATCTTACATTCGGTCCTGAAATGATTGCTGCATGCAGGAAATATTGCAATGTCCCTTTTGAAACGCAATTAATGGTAAGCCAATACAATTGCGAAACAATGCTTGAATCTTATGTAAAAGCTACAAAAGGGGCAAATGGTGAACCAGGAGTAGTAATAGCTCATGCCGAAGCAAATATTCATTTACATAGAGTTCTTGGAAGAATTAGAGACTTAGGAGGATCTCCTTCCGTTGCATTAAATCCTCATACTCCATTTGAAATGATAGAAAATATTATGGACATGGTTGATCATGTTTTAGTTATGACAGTCAACCCTGGCTTTGGAGGACAAGCTTATATTCCAACAATGCTTAATAAAATCAGAAAAATTAGAAACTTTATTATTGAAAAAAATCTAAATGTTGACATTGAAGTTGATGGAGGCATAAAAGCAAATTGGACTATTTCACAATGTGCCCATGCTGGTGCTAATTGTTTTATTGCAGGCAGTGGAATGTTTGCTTACCCAACATTAAAAGAGGGATGTGATGACTTGAGGAAAGTTGCTCAAGAAGCGCAAAAAGGAAAAGTGCTATCTGAACCTCAATAA
- the ccsB gene encoding c-type cytochrome biogenesis protein CcsB: protein MLLSNLFKNLIYDPVSVLGLLVFYILLVNLPISLSAVFRKKSSFTVKLLTILVNLFITLQLLFRWSISGHFPISNLYESLYFLTWGITMGQLLIEREYQSPIIPSIAIPIELLTVAFACFVLPDDLKLSSNLVPALRSSWLVMHVSVVMLSYAALIIGSLLSASVLFVNKNTPLQIRSSSTGIGGFKISNNFPLNDLVDPIEFSHSEELDTLSYRSILIGFVLLTLGLISGAVWANEAWGTWWSWDPKETWAFISWLFYAAYLHMRISKGWQGRRPAILATTGFLVVLVCYLGVNFLGIGLHSYGWIFG, encoded by the coding sequence ATGTTACTTAGTAACCTATTTAAAAATTTAATATATGACCCAGTTTCAGTATTGGGACTTTTAGTGTTTTACATATTATTAGTAAATCTACCAATATCTCTTAGTGCAGTTTTCAGAAAAAAGTCCTCTTTCACGGTAAAACTTCTTACTATTTTAGTGAATTTATTTATAACATTGCAATTACTTTTTAGGTGGTCGATTTCTGGACACTTCCCAATTAGCAATTTGTATGAATCTCTTTATTTCTTAACTTGGGGCATCACAATGGGACAATTACTAATAGAGAGGGAATACCAATCACCAATAATTCCATCAATTGCCATACCTATTGAGTTACTTACGGTGGCTTTTGCTTGTTTTGTTTTGCCTGACGATTTGAAATTATCGTCAAATTTGGTTCCAGCTTTAAGATCTAGTTGGTTAGTGATGCATGTTAGTGTTGTAATGCTTAGTTATGCAGCCTTAATAATTGGTTCATTACTTTCAGCTTCTGTTTTATTTGTTAATAAAAATACACCCCTTCAAATTAGAAGTAGCTCTACAGGGATAGGAGGTTTTAAGATTTCTAATAATTTTCCTTTAAATGATTTGGTTGATCCTATCGAATTTTCTCATTCAGAAGAACTAGATACGCTAAGTTATCGCTCTATATTGATAGGTTTTGTTCTTTTGACTCTCGGTTTAATTTCAGGTGCTGTTTGGGCTAATGAGGCTTGGGGCACTTGGTGGAGCTGGGACCCAAAAGAAACATGGGCATTTATCTCATGGTTGTTTTATGCTGCTTATCTACATATGCGAATAAGTAAGGGTTGGCAAGGAAGAAGACCCGCAATATTAGCAACTACAGGTTTTTTGGTGGTTTTAGTATGTTACTTGGGTGTTAATTTCTTAGGTATAGGTTTACATAGTTATGGCTGGATATTTGGATAA
- the lptB gene encoding LPS export ABC transporter ATP-binding protein translates to MNLKIQNVSLSIKGRLIVKDVSITVNPGEVVGLMGPNGAGKTTTFNLAVGNIRPDRGEISLNGRNITNLPLPIRSKLGLGYLTQEASIFRDLTVKDNIDLALQNSTYSRAAIRNRREQLINEFNLNNFVDNYGYQLSGGERRRCEIARALTIGRKGPKFLLLDEPFAGIDPLAVNDLKKLILKLSGNGVGILITDHNVRETLLITNKSYVLSEGKILAYGTSSELADNPIVKRYYLGENFKL, encoded by the coding sequence ATGAACTTGAAAATTCAAAATGTATCCCTTTCAATTAAGGGAAGATTAATCGTAAAGGATGTTTCTATAACTGTTAATCCAGGAGAGGTTGTTGGTTTGATGGGACCTAATGGTGCAGGGAAAACGACTACTTTTAATCTTGCCGTTGGGAACATTAGACCTGATAGAGGTGAAATTTCACTAAATGGAAGAAACATAACTAATCTTCCGCTACCAATTAGATCAAAACTTGGGTTGGGTTATTTAACACAGGAGGCGAGTATATTTAGAGACCTTACTGTTAAGGACAATATAGATTTGGCTTTGCAGAATTCAACTTATAGTCGAGCGGCAATTAGAAATAGAAGGGAACAATTAATTAATGAATTTAATTTGAATAATTTTGTAGATAATTATGGTTATCAACTTTCAGGGGGAGAGAGGAGGAGGTGTGAAATAGCAAGAGCTCTTACAATAGGCAGAAAAGGGCCTAAATTTCTTTTATTAGACGAACCTTTTGCTGGGATAGATCCTCTAGCTGTTAATGATTTAAAGAAACTCATTCTTAAATTGAGTGGTAATGGGGTTGGGATTCTTATTACAGACCATAATGTTAGGGAAACCCTTTTAATTACAAACAAGTCTTATGTACTAAGTGAAGGAAAAATTTTAGCTTACGGAACATCTAGTGAACTAGCAGATAATCCAATAGTCAAGAGGTATTACTTAGGAGAAAATTTCAAACTTTGA
- a CDS encoding DUF309 domain-containing protein — translation MNEETTKSFRDSLFTALDLFNNQKWYEAHDAFEEIWNSLDGEERQVIQGILQVSVSQFHLSKGNLNGATILLGEGLGRIKTRTKINLGIDLESFSLSLENLLRKLQYKELLDENDKPFLKPL, via the coding sequence ATGAATGAAGAAACTACCAAAAGTTTTAGAGATTCCCTTTTTACGGCTTTAGATCTATTTAACAATCAAAAATGGTACGAGGCTCATGACGCTTTTGAAGAAATTTGGAATTCTTTAGATGGTGAAGAAAGACAAGTCATACAGGGTATTTTACAAGTGTCCGTATCGCAGTTTCACTTAAGTAAGGGCAACTTAAATGGAGCGACTATTTTGCTTGGAGAGGGCTTAGGTAGAATAAAAACTAGAACTAAGATTAATTTAGGTATTGATCTTGAATCCTTTTCTCTAAGTTTGGAAAATTTATTGAGGAAATTACAATACAAAGAGTTATTAGATGAGAACGATAAGCCTTTTTTGAAACCTCTTTGA
- the typA gene encoding translational GTPase TypA — MSSSIKEIRNVAIIAHVDHGKTTLVDALLSQSGIFRDNEVIPTCVMDSNDLERERGITILSKNTAVNYKDTRINIIDTPGHADFGGEVERVLGMVDGCLLIVDANEGPMPQTRFVLKKALEKGLRPIVFVNKIDRPRVVPEIAIDKVLDLFLELGADDDQCDFPYLFGSGLSGYAKEEMEANSDNMMPLFEAIIRHVPPPVGDSNKPLQLQITTLDYSDFLGRIVIGKIHNGKIKNGQQASLIKENGKTIKGKVSKLLGFEGLQRIDINEAFAGDIVAVSGFDDVNIGETIACPDSPHPLPLIKVDEPTLNMTFVVNDSPFAGKEGKFVTSRQLKNRLERELLTNVALRVEETDSPDRFSVSGRGELHLGILIETMRREGFEFQISQPQVIFREIDNVECEPIETLVLDVPEVSVGSCIEKLGSRKAEMKNMQTSSDGRTQLEFLVPSRGLIGFRGEFVRITRGEGIMSHSFHEYKPKTGDFETRRNGVLIAFEEGVATFYALKNAEDRGVYFIKPGVKVYKGMIIGENNRPQDLELNICKTKQLTNMRSAGAEELDTLQSPVDITLERALEYIGPDEMLEVTPDSIRMRKINKKKNIKN, encoded by the coding sequence ATGTCATCTTCGATAAAAGAAATTAGGAATGTTGCAATTATTGCTCATGTAGATCATGGAAAGACAACCCTTGTTGATGCATTGTTATCTCAATCAGGAATATTTAGGGACAATGAAGTTATTCCAACATGCGTAATGGATTCAAATGATCTCGAAAGAGAAAGAGGAATAACAATACTCTCAAAAAATACTGCCGTTAACTATAAAGACACCAGAATTAATATTATAGATACACCAGGACATGCGGATTTTGGCGGTGAAGTCGAAAGGGTTTTAGGCATGGTTGATGGTTGTTTGCTTATTGTTGATGCAAATGAGGGGCCAATGCCACAAACAAGATTTGTCTTAAAAAAAGCATTAGAGAAAGGACTTAGGCCAATAGTCTTTGTAAATAAAATCGATAGACCAAGAGTAGTACCAGAAATAGCCATTGATAAAGTCCTTGATTTGTTTCTAGAACTAGGAGCTGACGATGATCAATGTGATTTCCCTTATCTTTTTGGGAGCGGCCTATCTGGTTACGCAAAGGAAGAGATGGAGGCAAATAGTGACAATATGATGCCTCTTTTTGAAGCAATCATAAGGCATGTTCCACCACCAGTAGGCGACTCAAATAAGCCTCTACAGCTTCAAATAACTACTTTGGATTATTCTGACTTCTTAGGCAGAATTGTAATTGGAAAAATTCATAATGGAAAAATAAAAAATGGTCAACAAGCTAGTTTAATTAAAGAGAATGGAAAAACTATTAAAGGAAAGGTTAGTAAGCTACTAGGATTCGAAGGATTACAGAGAATTGATATAAATGAAGCATTCGCAGGAGATATTGTTGCTGTTTCTGGCTTTGATGACGTCAATATTGGCGAGACTATAGCATGTCCAGATTCGCCTCACCCTCTTCCATTAATAAAAGTCGATGAACCTACCTTAAATATGACTTTTGTTGTAAATGATTCCCCATTCGCTGGTAAAGAAGGAAAATTTGTTACCAGTAGACAATTGAAAAATAGATTAGAAAGGGAACTTTTGACAAATGTTGCCTTAAGGGTTGAAGAGACTGATTCTCCTGATAGGTTTTCGGTTTCGGGGAGAGGAGAATTACATTTAGGTATTTTGATAGAAACAATGAGAAGAGAGGGATTTGAGTTTCAAATCTCGCAACCTCAAGTAATTTTCAGAGAAATTGATAATGTTGAATGTGAGCCTATAGAAACTTTGGTTTTAGATGTACCAGAAGTTTCTGTTGGTTCATGTATAGAAAAACTTGGATCGAGAAAGGCAGAGATGAAAAACATGCAGACAAGTTCAGATGGCAGAACGCAATTAGAATTTCTTGTGCCATCTAGAGGATTAATAGGATTTCGTGGGGAATTTGTTCGGATAACAAGAGGTGAAGGGATCATGAGCCACTCTTTTCATGAATATAAACCTAAAACAGGAGATTTTGAGACACGTAGGAATGGGGTTCTTATAGCTTTTGAGGAAGGTGTGGCAACATTTTATGCATTGAAGAATGCTGAAGATAGGGGGGTTTATTTCATTAAGCCTGGAGTCAAAGTTTACAAAGGTATGATAATTGGAGAGAATAATCGTCCTCAAGATCTTGAGTTAAATATATGTAAAACTAAGCAGTTGACTAATATGAGGTCTGCAGGCGCTGAAGAACTTGATACCTTGCAGTCTCCTGTTGATATTACTCTTGAAAGAGCCCTTGAATATATCGGCCCAGACGAAATGCTCGAGGTAACACCTGATTCAATTAGAATGAGAAAAATAAATAAGAAGAAAAATATTAAAAATTGA
- a CDS encoding D-alanyl-D-alanine carboxypeptidase family protein, with protein sequence MEQNKEIDQYDIPLAKRTYLNNSNSILFKKLLIFSPLLFLLFSIAILRLKGNIELGSFTNFNSQAERNQDHRILGHLPYEEIPKEKLVLIEPHIEVHIDMRESLLKMREEAKNDGIYLVFLSGFRSINLQNDIFYSLKSIRNQEAAERARVSAPPGYSEHSTGFAIDIGDATKRETDFEIEFENTEAFRWLIKNAAKFHFKLSFNKNNEYIDYEPWHWRYEGSIEALKVFEVSNRKL encoded by the coding sequence TTGGAACAAAACAAAGAGATAGATCAATATGATATACCGCTCGCTAAAAGAACTTACTTAAATAATTCAAATTCAATATTATTTAAAAAATTACTAATATTTTCTCCACTTCTTTTCCTCCTTTTTTCTATCGCTATATTGCGATTGAAGGGGAATATAGAACTAGGTTCTTTTACAAATTTCAATTCTCAGGCTGAGAGAAATCAAGACCATAGAATTTTGGGTCATCTACCTTATGAGGAGATTCCTAAGGAGAAACTTGTTTTAATTGAGCCTCATATTGAAGTTCATATTGATATGCGTGAATCATTACTCAAGATGAGAGAAGAAGCAAAAAATGATGGTATATATTTAGTATTTTTGAGTGGTTTTAGATCTATAAATTTGCAAAATGATATCTTTTATTCCTTAAAATCTATTAGAAATCAAGAGGCGGCAGAAAGAGCTAGAGTCTCAGCCCCCCCAGGATATTCTGAACATAGTACTGGTTTTGCGATTGATATTGGTGATGCTACTAAAAGAGAAACAGATTTTGAGATCGAATTCGAAAATACTGAGGCCTTTAGATGGTTAATAAAGAATGCAGCAAAGTTCCACTTTAAGTTGTCTTTCAACAAAAACAACGAATATATAGATTACGAACCTTGGCATTGGAGATATGAGGGCTCAATTGAAGCCTTAAAAGTTTTTGAAGTTTCAAATAGAAAATTATAA